One Candidatus Zixiibacteriota bacterium genomic window carries:
- a CDS encoding DUF1573 domain-containing protein: MLRCWIMAGAGAILILASSIGAQEGLRCDEQIYDFGHIGVDYQVYHDYKLHNPGSRPVRIDSMKVPCDCSTAQLSDSTVRPGDSVTVHVTFSTRDYYGPTSKSITLYTDGPGSPKIELFYLSNVGRWIAGLKPEPISLFFLPGHKAKKVTLTNTQFESYGLEPAGTADNLLTVSLAKSEVRKGQSSTFDVSVSDKVGAGTVNTCFRLKAVVPDIKDPVFLTIPVKIVRY; encoded by the coding sequence ATGTTGCGCTGCTGGATCATGGCCGGTGCCGGGGCAATCCTGATCCTCGCGTCATCGATTGGCGCCCAAGAGGGGCTTCGCTGCGACGAGCAGATCTATGATTTCGGGCATATCGGAGTTGATTACCAAGTCTACCATGACTACAAGCTTCATAATCCCGGCAGCCGACCGGTCAGGATCGATTCCATGAAGGTCCCCTGTGACTGTTCGACTGCTCAGTTGTCGGACTCCACAGTACGCCCGGGAGACTCGGTGACGGTCCATGTGACGTTCAGCACCCGGGATTACTATGGCCCGACGAGCAAATCTATCACGCTGTATACCGACGGCCCAGGATCGCCGAAAATCGAGCTGTTTTATCTGTCGAATGTGGGTCGATGGATAGCCGGCCTGAAACCGGAGCCGATCTCTCTATTTTTCTTGCCGGGTCACAAGGCCAAGAAAGTAACACTGACCAACACGCAATTCGAGTCGTACGGGCTCGAGCCGGCCGGCACAGCCGACAACCTGCTGACAGTGTCGCTGGCGAAGTCCGAAGTACGGAAAGGGCAGTCGTCCACGTTCGATGTCAGCGTGTCAGACAAGGTTGGGGCCGGGACGGTGAACACCTGTTTTCGATTGAAGGCGGTGGTGCCGGACATCAAAGACCCGGTATTCTTGACCATTCCGGTCAAAATTGTCCGCTATTAG
- a CDS encoding 4Fe-4S binding protein has protein sequence MAMKITEECTACGLCLPECPTSSISEGDIYVISPDTCNECEDQDDGQHCVAVCPVDCIVKA, from the coding sequence ATGGCGATGAAAATAACCGAAGAATGCACGGCCTGTGGCCTGTGTCTTCCCGAGTGTCCTACCAGTTCGATATCGGAGGGGGACATCTATGTTATCAGCCCGGATACATGCAACGAATGCGAGGATCAAGACGATGGGCAGCATTGTGTGGCGGTCTGCCCGGTTGACTGCATCGTGAAAGCCTGA
- a CDS encoding M64 family metallopeptidase encodes MRRVTALFMLFFVTISVSPALCQVVFKQLVDNGPREKRINFVMLADGYTSAEQNKFDADAAVLQSYLLSFSPFSDYAEYYNVFTIYVPSVESGSDHPFSGIYRNTYFSSSFDCYGIQRLVTIPPNDWDPDYSHGAGKVYSLLGTWLPEYDIIAVIVNDPEYGGSGGDIAVLSNHSAAPEVVVHELGHTLAGLGDEYEDAYPGYPDIEEPNTTQQTVRELIKWNPWILPSTPIPTPENSGYSGVVGLFEGAHYHTTGWYRPRLNCEMRSLYQQFCDICKEQLILAKYARVAPIQGFSPTAPALTMTTVESQNLGVTTMMPNGLPLSCQWHLDSIPIPGATDTSLVAIGYQLGLGTHRIQAKVWDNSSSVRMDPQGLLDEWHGWTVTVTGCCRDRTGNIDGDIDDLTDISDLTALVEYLFNSGTISPCDPENDIDGSSAIDISDLTLLVDYLFFAVPLPVCPLP; translated from the coding sequence ATGAGACGGGTCACGGCCTTATTCATGTTATTCTTCGTCACCATCAGCGTCTCCCCGGCGCTGTGTCAGGTCGTTTTCAAGCAGCTTGTCGATAACGGTCCGCGCGAAAAGCGCATCAATTTCGTGATGCTGGCCGATGGGTACACGAGTGCGGAACAGAACAAGTTCGATGCCGACGCGGCCGTGCTCCAAAGCTATCTGTTGTCATTCTCACCGTTTTCCGACTATGCCGAGTACTACAATGTCTTCACTATTTACGTTCCATCGGTTGAATCCGGGTCTGACCATCCGTTCTCAGGAATCTATCGCAACACCTATTTCAGCAGTTCGTTTGATTGCTACGGTATCCAACGGCTGGTAACGATCCCACCGAACGACTGGGATCCGGATTACAGTCATGGGGCCGGGAAAGTGTATTCGTTGCTTGGCACCTGGCTTCCCGAGTATGATATAATAGCCGTAATAGTCAACGATCCGGAGTATGGCGGCTCTGGTGGAGACATTGCGGTACTGTCCAACCATTCGGCGGCACCGGAGGTAGTTGTGCATGAGCTTGGGCACACGCTGGCGGGGCTGGGGGATGAATACGAGGACGCGTATCCGGGCTACCCGGATATCGAAGAACCGAACACTACGCAACAGACCGTCCGCGAGTTGATAAAATGGAATCCCTGGATACTTCCGAGCACTCCAATCCCGACTCCGGAGAATTCGGGCTATAGCGGCGTAGTGGGTCTGTTCGAGGGGGCACATTATCACACAACCGGATGGTACCGCCCGCGCCTGAACTGCGAGATGCGCTCCCTCTATCAGCAGTTTTGCGATATTTGCAAGGAGCAGTTGATTTTGGCGAAATACGCAAGAGTGGCGCCGATCCAGGGGTTCTCCCCCACCGCGCCGGCTCTGACCATGACGACGGTCGAATCGCAGAATCTCGGAGTTACGACCATGATGCCAAATGGTCTCCCGCTATCCTGCCAGTGGCATCTGGACAGTATTCCGATACCAGGGGCTACGGACACGAGTCTTGTTGCTATAGGTTATCAACTTGGTTTGGGCACACATCGCATTCAGGCAAAAGTATGGGACAACAGCAGCTCTGTTCGGATGGACCCACAAGGATTGCTCGACGAATGGCACGGCTGGACGGTGACGGTAACGGGCTGCTGCCGGGATCGAACGGGGAATATCGATGGTGACATTGATGACCTAACGGATATTTCGGATCTGACGGCGCTGGTCGAGTACCTGTTCAACAGCGGAACGATCTCCCCTTGCGATCCGGAGAATGATATTGACGGCTCCAGTGCGATCGATATCAGCGATCTGACGCTGCTGGTGGATTACCTGTTTTTCGCAGTGCCGCTGCCGGTGTGTCCGTTGCCGTGA
- the glgA gene encoding glycogen synthase GlgA: protein MPKLRILEVASEVAPYARTGGLGDVLGALPKALAALGHEVKVCLPHYGFLKQQDRLTPLDWSSSAPAGETKAALRVSSVRDSRRRIEHLFIGNEDLFSRPDFYRDPSTEEDYPDNDDRFAFFCRAVLETVKQLDWRPDIIHVHDWQAGLIPAYLKTIYAADRFFADTRTVLTVHNLGYQGLFAGDRYPRLGLPEKLFYAMTGPFEFFGKVNFLKGAIRLADKLTTVSPRYAEEIQSGEEFGCGLQGVLKERATDLVGILNGVDYTVWSPSRDKLIPHRYTIPNLSGKRESKIELLRSAGLPIRESAPLIGMITRLTDQKGLDLVEAISEKLLAMNIQFVVLGTGDEKYHELFTSLESEFPDKVKVYLGFDDTMAHRIEAAADIFLMPSRWEPCGLNQMYSLKYGTVPVVRATGGLANTVDDYDFNTGTGTGFVFEKYEPEALLEAIQRAVKLFARKRTWMSLMKAGMKQDFSWTTSARQYSSLFKDLSARE from the coding sequence ATGCCTAAACTCCGCATTCTCGAAGTTGCCTCCGAGGTCGCTCCGTATGCCCGTACCGGAGGATTGGGAGATGTTCTCGGCGCGCTGCCCAAGGCGCTCGCGGCGCTTGGCCATGAGGTCAAAGTCTGTCTCCCGCATTATGGCTTCCTGAAACAACAGGACCGTCTTACTCCGCTGGACTGGAGTTCTTCAGCTCCGGCAGGCGAGACCAAAGCCGCGCTGCGGGTGTCCAGCGTGCGTGATTCACGTCGACGGATAGAGCACCTGTTCATCGGTAACGAGGATCTGTTCTCCCGTCCGGATTTCTATCGCGACCCGTCTACCGAGGAAGACTATCCCGATAACGATGATCGCTTTGCCTTCTTCTGTCGCGCGGTTCTGGAGACGGTAAAACAGCTCGACTGGCGACCGGATATCATCCATGTCCATGATTGGCAGGCGGGGTTGATTCCCGCCTACCTGAAAACGATCTACGCAGCCGACCGCTTCTTTGCAGACACCCGAACAGTACTGACCGTACACAATCTCGGATACCAGGGGCTGTTTGCCGGTGACCGGTACCCCAGGCTTGGGCTGCCGGAAAAGCTGTTCTACGCCATGACCGGACCTTTTGAATTTTTCGGCAAAGTGAATTTTCTCAAAGGGGCGATCCGCCTCGCCGACAAGCTGACCACTGTCTCGCCGCGGTATGCCGAGGAAATCCAGTCCGGCGAGGAGTTCGGCTGCGGCCTGCAAGGAGTGCTCAAGGAACGCGCGACCGATCTGGTTGGCATACTCAACGGTGTCGATTACACGGTCTGGTCTCCGTCGCGCGACAAGCTTATCCCACATCGCTACACGATCCCCAACCTGTCCGGTAAGCGCGAAAGCAAGATTGAGTTGCTCAGGTCGGCAGGGTTGCCGATTCGCGAATCCGCCCCTCTCATCGGCATGATCACGCGGCTCACGGACCAGAAGGGGCTCGACCTGGTCGAAGCGATCTCTGAAAAACTGCTGGCTATGAACATTCAGTTCGTCGTGCTGGGTACGGGAGACGAGAAATATCATGAGCTGTTCACGTCACTGGAATCCGAATTCCCGGATAAAGTGAAAGTGTACCTGGGTTTCGATGACACTATGGCGCACCGGATCGAAGCTGCCGCCGACATTTTTCTCATGCCGTCTCGCTGGGAACCGTGCGGCCTGAACCAGATGTACTCTCTCAAATACGGAACTGTGCCGGTGGTCCGTGCCACCGGCGGCCTGGCGAACACGGTCGATGATTATGACTTTAACACCGGCACCGGTACCGGATTTGTATTCGAGAAGTACGAACCTGAGGCATTGCTGGAGGCGATTCAACGAGCGGTGAAATTGTTTGCTCGCAAGCGGACCTGGATGAGCCTCATGAAAGCCGGCATGAAACAGGATTTTTCCTGGACCACCTCCGCCCGACAGTACTCGTCATTGTTCAAAGACCTCTCGGCCAGGGAATAG
- the galT gene encoding galactose-1-phosphate uridylyltransferase, giving the protein MPELRKDPIIGRWVIISTERGKRPTSFSSVSRRSEATMCPFCPGNESATPPEIMAYRQPQTERNRPGWRLRVISNKYPALVIEGGLNREAKGLYDRMNGIGAHEVIIETADHMRDWVDMADEEIRDILWAYRERMLDLARDSRFKYVLVFKNHGEAAGASLEHAHSQLIATPIIPKRVTEELEGAKRYYEFKERCIFCDIIRQEIMENERIVKDHDAFISFQPFASRFPFETWIIPKTHQSSYLEMSDAEYLNLASAMKDTLLRLKLALNDPAFNFILHTRPISPDSSHFFHWHVEVMPKLTKVAGFEWGSGFYINPTSPEEAATFLRGIDLNGSRRLIRPEAAGTDA; this is encoded by the coding sequence ATGCCTGAACTTCGCAAAGACCCTATCATCGGGCGCTGGGTGATCATCTCCACGGAACGGGGCAAGCGTCCTACCTCGTTCAGTTCTGTTTCTCGTCGTTCCGAGGCCACCATGTGCCCCTTCTGTCCCGGCAATGAGAGCGCCACTCCGCCCGAGATCATGGCATATCGCCAACCGCAGACGGAGCGGAACCGGCCCGGCTGGCGCCTTCGAGTCATTTCCAACAAATACCCGGCCCTGGTTATCGAGGGCGGTCTGAATCGCGAGGCCAAAGGTCTCTATGACCGCATGAATGGCATCGGCGCCCATGAGGTGATCATCGAGACCGCCGACCACATGCGCGACTGGGTGGATATGGCCGATGAAGAGATCCGGGACATTCTCTGGGCTTATCGCGAGCGAATGCTCGACCTGGCACGAGACAGCCGTTTCAAATATGTTCTGGTGTTCAAGAATCACGGCGAGGCCGCCGGCGCTTCGCTGGAACATGCGCACAGCCAGTTGATCGCCACGCCCATTATTCCCAAACGGGTTACCGAGGAGCTCGAGGGAGCCAAACGGTATTACGAATTCAAAGAGCGCTGCATCTTTTGCGATATCATACGCCAGGAGATCATGGAAAACGAGCGCATCGTGAAGGATCACGATGCCTTCATCTCGTTCCAGCCGTTCGCCTCGCGCTTTCCGTTCGAGACCTGGATTATCCCTAAGACACATCAATCGAGCTATCTGGAAATGAGCGATGCCGAATATCTCAATCTGGCGTCAGCGATGAAAGATACCCTGCTCCGCCTTAAACTGGCGCTGAACGACCCGGCCTTCAATTTCATCCTGCATACCCGGCCGATCTCACCGGACTCCTCCCACTTTTTCCACTGGCACGTGGAAGTCATGCCTAAACTGACCAAAGTGGCCGGTTTCGAATGGGGGTCCGGCTTTTATATCAATCCCACGTCGCCGGAAGAAGCTGCCACGTTTCTCCGCGGGATCGACCTGAACGGCTCGCGGCGCCTGATCCGGCCGGAAGCCGCCGGCACCGATGCCTAA
- a CDS encoding putative sugar nucleotidyl transferase yields MALRICVYEDTKFTQFNPLTLTRPVYTLRAGIMPLFRRAGRMFVDSELCLVSREQVAALLAEQFKDYPVNIIKREKGSDVLFLNGRVRSFGDLPNLVKEARLSTVFKHDGETVAILFKPESMSTVSALATPEIYMAAYQNEASEFPDLSTSATLYNYLWEIVADVESEIVADFGRMKTTAPPGENIRVYQGAYLVNNENILMGNDVEIAPLALVDASKGPVYIGANVRVEAHAAIYGPCFIGANSVVLAGKIKASSIGHTCRVGGEVEESVFHAYVNKYHAGFIGHSYVGPWVNFGAMTTNSDLKNNYSTIRSTVNGESLNTGSQKVGSFIGDHTKFGIGTLLNTGINIGACCNIFGGGLTSDKEIASFSWGNTGSYRKFALDKALETVRVVAERRNTSLSGREADLLKAIHEGRVDRTGVIDL; encoded by the coding sequence ATGGCGTTGAGAATCTGTGTCTACGAAGATACGAAATTCACGCAGTTCAATCCGCTGACACTCACCCGCCCTGTCTATACGCTTCGGGCCGGCATAATGCCGCTCTTCAGGCGGGCGGGACGGATGTTCGTTGATTCCGAACTCTGTCTGGTCTCGCGCGAACAGGTTGCTGCCCTGTTGGCCGAGCAGTTCAAAGACTATCCGGTCAATATCATCAAGCGGGAGAAGGGGAGTGACGTTCTCTTTCTGAATGGTCGGGTACGTAGTTTCGGTGACCTCCCGAATCTCGTCAAAGAGGCGCGTCTCTCCACCGTTTTCAAGCATGACGGCGAAACCGTGGCTATCCTCTTCAAACCTGAGTCGATGAGTACTGTCTCGGCGCTGGCCACTCCGGAGATCTACATGGCCGCCTACCAGAATGAAGCATCAGAATTTCCGGACCTGAGCACGTCGGCAACCCTTTACAATTACTTATGGGAGATTGTTGCCGACGTTGAATCGGAGATTGTCGCCGATTTCGGCCGGATGAAAACCACTGCCCCGCCCGGCGAGAACATCCGTGTGTATCAAGGCGCCTACCTGGTCAATAATGAGAATATCCTTATGGGCAACGATGTCGAGATCGCGCCGCTTGCGCTCGTCGATGCTTCCAAAGGACCGGTCTATATCGGTGCCAATGTCCGAGTAGAAGCCCATGCGGCCATTTATGGCCCCTGTTTCATCGGCGCTAATTCTGTCGTGCTGGCCGGCAAGATCAAGGCCTCGTCAATAGGGCACACGTGTCGGGTTGGGGGAGAGGTAGAAGAATCGGTGTTCCATGCTTACGTAAATAAATACCACGCCGGTTTCATCGGCCACAGCTATGTCGGTCCCTGGGTCAATTTTGGCGCGATGACCACTAACTCCGATCTCAAAAATAACTATTCGACAATTCGATCGACCGTCAACGGCGAGTCTCTCAACACCGGTTCACAGAAGGTCGGATCGTTCATTGGCGATCATACGAAGTTCGGCATCGGGACATTGTTGAACACTGGGATCAATATTGGCGCATGCTGCAATATATTCGGCGGCGGTCTGACAAGCGACAAAGAGATCGCTTCGTTCAGTTGGGGCAACACCGGCAGCTACCGCAAGTTCGCGCTCGATAAGGCGCTCGAAACCGTGCGCGTCGTGGCGGAACGGCGAAACACTTCGCTTTCCGGACGTGAGGCGGACCTTCTGAAAGCGATCCACGAAGGTCGGGTCGACCGCACGGGAGTCATTGACCTGTGA
- a CDS encoding DJ-1/PfpI family protein, with product MSKQALMVLAEGFEDIEAVAPIDVLTRAGVEVTVVGLTDRPTKGAYGTTLMTDAGVAWEGRLFDAIVFPGGRRNAAALAVDRRVVESARRHFGERKLVAAICAAPSHVLAEAAGLLKGKRATGDPAFNDRLAAAGAIVTGQPVTRDNNIITGMGPGAAIPFSLALAEYLVSNEVADSFAVKWGIPR from the coding sequence ATGTCTAAACAGGCGCTCATGGTTCTCGCTGAGGGATTTGAAGATATCGAGGCAGTTGCGCCGATCGATGTTCTTACTCGCGCGGGCGTGGAGGTAACCGTGGTCGGACTCACCGATCGTCCAACAAAAGGGGCGTACGGGACTACCCTTATGACCGATGCCGGTGTGGCCTGGGAGGGGAGACTGTTTGACGCCATCGTGTTTCCGGGCGGTCGCAGGAATGCCGCTGCCTTGGCCGTCGACCGCCGGGTGGTCGAGTCAGCCCGCCGCCACTTTGGCGAACGAAAACTGGTGGCGGCCATCTGTGCGGCGCCAAGCCATGTTCTGGCCGAGGCCGCCGGCCTTCTCAAAGGGAAACGTGCTACCGGTGATCCCGCGTTTAACGATCGCCTGGCTGCCGCCGGGGCTATCGTTACCGGTCAACCGGTGACGCGTGACAATAACATCATTACGGGAATGGGTCCGGGTGCGGCCATCCCATTTTCTCTCGCTCTCGCCGAGTACCTGGTGAGCAATGAAGTCGCCGACAGTTTTGCGGTCAAATGGGGCATACCACGATAA
- a CDS encoding VOC family protein, whose amino-acid sequence MFRPMHFEIHADQPERAVRFYSEVFGWLFSKWSGPQDYWLITTGAVDQPGINGGLMQRRDPGGATYNTVDVPSVDEFLIKITSHGGTIALPKMAIPGVGWLAYCKDTEGNIFGIHEADPSAK is encoded by the coding sequence ATGTTTCGCCCCATGCACTTTGAAATTCACGCCGATCAGCCGGAGCGGGCGGTTCGGTTCTACAGCGAGGTCTTTGGCTGGCTGTTCAGCAAATGGAGCGGTCCCCAGGATTACTGGCTCATCACCACCGGCGCGGTCGACCAGCCGGGCATCAACGGCGGCCTTATGCAGAGGCGTGACCCCGGCGGCGCTACGTACAATACCGTCGATGTTCCTTCGGTCGACGAGTTCCTGATCAAGATCACGTCGCACGGCGGGACGATTGCGTTGCCCAAGATGGCCATACCGGGTGTCGGCTGGCTGGCGTACTGCAAAGACACTGAAGGGAACATCTTCGGGATCCACGAGGCGGACCCTAGCGCTAAGTAG
- a CDS encoding QueT transporter family protein — translation MRLKELAVAGLVAAVYVVATLAFLPISFGVYQVRVAEALTVLPFLSRAAIPGLFVGCLLANIFGGMGWQDVVFGSLLTLAAAFLTHLTAKLPSRPWTISLMAIPVLLLWGAAIFLLDSKHPSPWTLVCVVLSVGLLVFSVKWGSRSPRRDLTVLAVRILSFALALLLLYLVSGKAQGRFFLLGGLSLLAAWVVTWGLSVIWARDLPPNILLAPLPPVILNAFGVALYLAPLMGVSYWFAVQMIGVGELIACYLIGLPLLALLQRRSDLFVL, via the coding sequence TTGAGGCTAAAAGAGCTGGCGGTAGCAGGCCTGGTGGCGGCAGTGTATGTCGTCGCCACTCTGGCGTTCTTACCAATCTCATTTGGCGTCTATCAGGTTCGCGTAGCGGAGGCCCTGACCGTACTCCCGTTCCTCAGTCGGGCGGCCATCCCTGGCCTGTTCGTCGGCTGCCTCTTGGCCAATATTTTTGGCGGCATGGGCTGGCAGGATGTGGTCTTCGGCTCGCTCCTGACTCTTGCGGCGGCCTTCCTGACCCATCTCACCGCAAAATTGCCGAGCCGTCCCTGGACCATATCGCTGATGGCCATACCAGTTCTGCTCCTGTGGGGGGCCGCCATCTTCCTTTTGGACAGTAAACATCCGTCCCCCTGGACACTCGTTTGCGTCGTGCTTTCGGTTGGCTTGCTGGTGTTCTCGGTGAAGTGGGGCAGCCGCTCACCGCGGCGCGATCTGACGGTGCTGGCAGTGCGGATTCTGTCCTTCGCACTGGCTCTGCTTCTGTTGTATCTGGTCTCGGGAAAGGCGCAGGGGAGATTCTTCCTGCTCGGCGGACTGTCGCTTCTGGCCGCTTGGGTGGTGACCTGGGGCCTGAGCGTCATCTGGGCCCGTGACCTGCCACCGAACATCCTGTTAGCGCCGCTTCCACCGGTCATATTGAACGCTTTCGGCGTCGCTCTGTACCTGGCTCCCCTCATGGGCGTGAGTTACTGGTTCGCGGTGCAGATGATCGGTGTGGGGGAGCTAATCGCCTGTTATCTGATAGGATTACCGCTCCTGGCGCTCCTGCAGCGCCGCTCTGATCTTTTTGTGCTGTAG
- a CDS encoding YafY family protein: protein MTKYDRLLYILNLLRTRRNLNAARLALECGVTERSIYRDIISLSEANVPIYFDNGYKLASDNFLPPLNLDFEEYSCLKMAIESTPLQKTGTYTKTLKRIRAKIEAGLSDIVREKKKTAVESTYIDIAVSLERERAELYYGLIEEAVRNLTCLQIDYDSIQSGRTTRVVEPYFIVFRGRAFYFVAYCRSRQDFRTFRMDRVLAVTPLREKFRPKQGITAQSYFEGSWEVYSGESLTVVVEFTGAAARVIASGTHHVGERVEPLKGGLVRYTVTVRGLEEIRRWLLGFGPEALVVSPSRLRESIGQISRETAARYVVTEGE from the coding sequence ATGACCAAGTATGACCGGCTGCTCTATATCCTTAATCTGCTGCGCACGCGCCGCAATCTCAACGCGGCTCGGCTGGCACTGGAATGCGGCGTCACCGAACGATCGATTTACAGGGATATCATCAGTCTGTCGGAGGCAAACGTTCCAATCTACTTCGACAACGGCTATAAACTCGCATCCGACAATTTTCTGCCGCCGTTGAATCTTGATTTCGAGGAATATTCGTGCCTGAAGATGGCGATCGAGTCGACGCCGCTGCAGAAGACCGGCACATATACGAAAACACTCAAGCGCATACGCGCGAAGATCGAGGCAGGATTGTCTGATATCGTCAGGGAGAAGAAGAAAACGGCCGTCGAGTCGACCTATATCGATATCGCCGTGTCGCTCGAACGAGAACGCGCCGAGCTGTATTATGGGCTTATCGAGGAAGCGGTGCGAAATTTGACCTGTCTTCAAATAGACTATGATTCTATACAATCCGGTCGAACCACCCGCGTCGTGGAACCATACTTCATCGTGTTTCGCGGGCGGGCGTTCTATTTTGTGGCCTATTGCCGCTCGCGTCAGGATTTCCGCACGTTCCGGATGGATCGGGTGCTGGCCGTGACACCATTGAGAGAGAAATTCCGTCCGAAACAGGGGATTACCGCGCAGTCATATTTCGAGGGGAGTTGGGAGGTCTATAGCGGCGAATCCCTCACCGTGGTGGTCGAATTCACCGGAGCCGCAGCACGCGTGATCGCCTCCGGCACTCATCACGTAGGAGAGCGGGTCGAGCCGCTCAAGGGAGGACTGGTCCGTTACACCGTCACGGTCAGAGGTCTTGAGGAGATCCGGCGATGGCTCTTGGGATTTGGACCCGAAGCGCTCGTTGTGTCGCCGTCGCGGTTGCGGGAAAGTATCGGGCAGATTTCTCGGGAAACGGCCGCTCGGTACGTCGTCACTGAGGGCGAATAG
- a CDS encoding DUF5723 family protein yields the protein MRRTKIIAGVLLAALVASSALAGGQSSARSVAMGGAHLGLARGVEAGRYNPANLGLTGYNRSGLEIVGVGANVANNSFTLSDYNRYSGAFLTDQDKADILDKIPVEGLKLSADVEATALSTAIGAFAFNVTGVGLADVNMSRDIFELVFNGNTYADTIDVTGSYSDAVSYVSAGLSYGHSLYRSGSRELAVGATAKYLRGVAMERVTELEGMMATYATGFAGEGHMVARTATGGSGYALDLGASLRLNNDYIAGVAIQNFISRLSWNRETQEHGYNFSFDTMTVANMGDDYIVSDDYSVDIPSFSTNLPSTMTFGLANTTGKFVWAIDYLQGFRQAAGASKNPRLAFGAEWTGLPVVPLRAGYATGGGKNSSFSFGSGLSFSVYYLDLAVVTGSSFSGYSSKGLNFAVSTGLHF from the coding sequence ATGAGACGCACAAAAATAATCGCAGGAGTGCTGCTTGCCGCGCTCGTCGCCTCTTCGGCACTGGCGGGCGGGCAATCTTCGGCGCGAAGTGTCGCCATGGGCGGCGCACATCTGGGGCTGGCCCGTGGAGTGGAAGCGGGGCGTTACAATCCCGCCAACCTTGGGTTGACCGGCTACAACCGTTCCGGTCTGGAAATCGTGGGCGTGGGCGCCAATGTCGCCAACAACAGTTTCACCCTCTCGGACTATAACAGGTATAGCGGTGCGTTTTTGACCGACCAGGACAAGGCGGACATCCTGGACAAGATCCCTGTTGAGGGGCTGAAGTTATCGGCTGATGTCGAAGCCACCGCACTGTCGACAGCGATCGGTGCGTTCGCGTTCAATGTTACCGGCGTCGGCCTGGCCGACGTGAACATGAGCCGCGACATATTCGAGCTGGTATTCAACGGCAACACCTATGCGGATACGATTGATGTCACCGGCTCGTACTCAGATGCGGTCAGCTATGTGTCAGCCGGACTTTCGTACGGCCATTCGCTGTACCGCTCCGGTTCCCGTGAACTCGCGGTCGGCGCCACCGCCAAGTACCTGCGCGGCGTGGCGATGGAGCGGGTGACGGAGCTTGAAGGCATGATGGCCACTTATGCCACGGGTTTTGCCGGGGAGGGCCACATGGTGGCGCGAACGGCAACCGGCGGATCCGGCTACGCACTTGATCTGGGCGCTTCACTGCGACTTAACAACGATTACATCGCCGGCGTGGCGATCCAGAACTTCATCAGCCGACTCTCCTGGAATCGCGAGACCCAGGAGCACGGATATAATTTCTCGTTTGATACCATGACGGTCGCCAACATGGGAGACGATTACATCGTCTCTGACGACTACAGTGTCGATATCCCGAGCTTCTCCACGAACCTGCCGTCGACCATGACATTCGGCCTGGCCAACACAACCGGCAAGTTTGTCTGGGCGATAGACTACCTGCAGGGGTTCAGGCAGGCGGCAGGCGCATCCAAGAATCCCCGGCTGGCGTTCGGCGCTGAATGGACCGGATTGCCGGTCGTGCCGCTTCGCGCGGGCTATGCAACGGGTGGGGGCAAAAACAGCTCATTCTCATTTGGTTCCGGTCTGAGCTTCTCGGTCTACTATCTCGACCTGGCTGTCGTGACCGGCTCCAGTTTCTCCGGATATTCATCCAAGGGTTTGAATTTCGCGGTGTCCACCGGGCTTCACTTCTAA